In the genome of Columba livia isolate bColLiv1 breed racing homer chromosome 1, bColLiv1.pat.W.v2, whole genome shotgun sequence, the window tgcttttgttggtttgtttgattggtagagggtgtttttttgtttgtttgttttgttcaggttttggggtttttttgttttgtttttgttttgtcttaatAAAAAAGCAAGCCTCAAGCTGACCTGAAGCTCAACTGAGGCTGTCCGAAAGCAACAAGCAAGAGCAGGAAcactcttttctcctttttatatgtctgtaaaggaggaagagaagcatGCTCACTGAGTCATGAACATGCTGGATGAGAAATTCTTTGAATCTAATGGCTACTAGATGACTCACTTGAAatgttgggcagggaaaaatctaatgaaatataacaagggaaagtgtagagtcttgcatctgggtaggaacaaacccaggttccagtataagttggggaacgacccattagagagcagcataggggaaagggacctggggttcctgatggacagcaggatgaccatgagccagcactgtgctcctgtggccaggaaggccaatggcatcctggggtgtattagaaggagggtggttagtaggtggagagaggttctccttcccctctactctgccctggtgagaccacacctggaatgttgtgtccagttctgggcccctcagttcaaggcactgctggagacagtccagTGCAATGCAACAAatatgattaagggagtggagtatctccctcatgaggaaaggctaaaggagttgggtctctttagtttggaaaagaggagactgagggctgacctcATTCATgattataaatatgtaaagggtgagtgtcacaaggatggagccaggctcttctcggtgacaaccaatggtaagacaaggggtaatgggtacaaactggaacacaagaggtttcattaaatatgagaagaaacttcttcacagtaagggtgacagagcactggaacaggctgctcaggggggctgtggagtctccttctctggagacattcaaaacccacctggacacattcctgtgtaacctcatcgccccagcagggggattggactagatctttcgaggtctcttccaaaccctaacattctgtgactcaATAGTTTCATCCCCATTCATGGAAGGCAGTACAAAGAGCACAACAGTCATTAGCATTAATTGCACAAGGCCAGAAGATTCAGAAGACATCTTCTAAGTGTGCCTCCCTCTTTATCATTGCTCATTTCAAGTTACAGGTGAAAGTTTTATTCTGTTGAGATCCCTGCAAAAATTTTCTTTCCACAGGGGATCAGACTGTCAAACCTTATACCTTTTCACCAACCTTAGGCACACTTTCAGCAGACAAATCACTTCTGATGCTTTTTACTCTTTAAAATCTACTTCCTGAGAAATCAGTAGAAATCTTACAGTCCAACTCCATGCTGCTTCCCAACCTAGCCTCTCTGCCTTGCTTGTGTATAAAACCTGACCCATTCATTACCTTTTTCATCTGGATAGCATTGGGCCAAAGAGATTTCAGAGTTCTTTTCCGTTTGAGAGAATTTAATGAAACACGTCACTTTCTCAGAATCATCAGCTTTCTCCTTAGGGATGAAAACTTCCTGGGTCTGATGAGCGCTTGGTACGCTACTGAACTTCCAAGAATAATTCAAAGGCTTCTGGAAATCTGCTGTACATCGTAACAGAAGGCCATCACCACTGATGTTGCAACTTATTTCAGGTTCTGATGGGGGAGctaaaaggagagaaaacattCTGTATTACTTTAGTTATAAACTGTGCTGACTTTTAGCACTGGACAAAGGCTGGAACAacaagagcagcagaaaaatacatagaTAAAAGTGTACATGTGAGGTGTGTGTTCGGTGCATGTGCGCAAGAGAGAAATGCATTTCTAAAAGTGGCCCAGTTTGTGGTTCTTCTGTGTCTAGTTTGGGACTCCTCATGGTTCATTGTCAATAGGACTAATATATAGGCTGGTAAAATATGTTTCCCAAAGACTAGTAGTAAAGCTGCATAGATCTGCACAGGATGATGCCACAGATATTCAAGCACATACAAAAAGCCTGCAGGAGCATCTTTAATAGATATGTATTGCCTGGGATTACTTGGTCAGCTTGCTTAGAGTGTTTGGTTATCTGCCTGAAAGTATACAATGTGCCACATATACACATTCTATAAGTCATTCTGAGGCTAGTAATGATGGGCACACAAATTAGATGCCACCTCTGAAATTTTGTTTGAAGTGCCTAAGCAACTTGACAACAGAGCCAAAGAACAGtctgctctgtttttgtttgtttctatgaCAAATTAACAATCCCCTTTCTAGCTTTCTTAaagcaaataaagcaaattcTTTATGCAGTTCTTCCCCTACTTACCCAACACAGAAAGTACGAAGGAGACAACATGATTTCTTTTCAGTGAATCCATGTAGTCTAACACATATGTGCCAGCATCActgttttccaaattaaaaatcGTCAAGGACCCATTCTCCTTGCTAAGGAAGCCTCTATTCTTGAGAGGATCATAAtatgttgtttcattttgccCTTCCCATTCAGCCACTTTATGCTTGTTTTTTGTCCAAAGAATTTCCACTATTTTTTGGcctatttttaatggaaaagtaaAATTTTCTCCCACGACGCCAAACACGTCCTCACAGTGAATGTGTGctacagggaggaaaaaaagttactttaacAATTGTTTTATAAACTATAGCTTGA includes:
- the CD58 gene encoding lymphocyte function-associated antigen 3 isoform X1, whose product is MRLPTSLGGLLFLMSLLAHIHCEDVFGVVGENFTFPLKIGQKIVEILWTKNKHKVAEWEGQNETTYYDPLKNRGFLSKENGSLTIFNLENSDAGTYVLDYMDSLKRNHVVSFVLSVLAPPSEPEISCNISGDGLLLRCTADFQKPLNYSWKFSSVPSAHQTQEVFIPKEKADDSEKVTCFIKFSQTEKNSEISLAQCYPDEKGYSYHKRSRVFLTACILVPVFLISVVAMLVPRCKKGRTKLGTGRAAQRNSPVHGSGEHQLLCHEDSQEQPNSHRDNEVNEEDSALEDKEPVSNGINQEDISKKENSSLLTKNADDCDVNEGEVTGDAEGGNGEHLSNSPSCSEDLKS
- the CD58 gene encoding lymphocyte function-associated antigen 3 isoform X3, whose amino-acid sequence is MRLPTSLGGLLFLMSLLAHIHCEDVFGVVGENFTFPLKIGQKIVEILWTKNKHKVAEWEGQNETTYYDPLKNRGFLSKENGSLTIFNLENSDAGTYVLDYMDSLKRNHVVSFVLSVLAPPSEPEISCNISGDGLLLRCTADFQKPLNYSWKFSSVPSAHQTQEVFIPKEKADDSEKVTCFIKFSQTEKNSEISLAQCYPDEKGYSYHKRSRVFLTACILVPVFLISVVAMLVPRCKKGRTKLGTGRAAQRNSPVHGSGEHQLLCHEDSQEQPNSHRDISKKENSSLLTKNADDCDVNEGEVTGDAEGGNGEHLSNSPSCSEDLKS
- the CD58 gene encoding lymphocyte function-associated antigen 3 isoform X4 → MRLPTSLGGLLFLMSLLAHIHCEDVFGVVGENFTFPLKIGQKIVEILWTKNKHKVAEWEGQNETTYYDPLKNRGFLSKENGSLTIFNLENSDAGTYVLDYMDSLKRNHVVSFVLSVLAPPSEPEISCNISGDGLLLRCTADFQKPLNYSWKFSSVPSAHQTQEVFIPKEKADDSEKVTCFIKFSQTEKNSEISLAQCYPDEKGYSYHKRSRVFLTACILVPVFLISVVAMLVPRCKKGRTKLGTGRAAQRNSPVHGSGEHQLLCHEDSQEQPNSHRDISKKENSSLLTKNADDCDVNEGDLKS
- the CD58 gene encoding lymphocyte function-associated antigen 3 isoform X2 — encoded protein: MRLPTSLGGLLFLMSLLAHIHCEDVFGVVGENFTFPLKIGQKIVEILWTKNKHKVAEWEGQNETTYYDPLKNRGFLSKENGSLTIFNLENSDAGTYVLDYMDSLKRNHVVSFVLSVLAPPSEPEISCNISGDGLLLRCTADFQKPLNYSWKFSSVPSAHQTQEVFIPKEKADDSEKVTCFIKFSQTEKNSEISLAQCYPDEKGYSYHKRSRVFLTACILVPVFLISVVAMLVPRCKKGRTKLGTGRAAQRNSPVHGSGEHQLLCHEDSQEQPNSHRDNEVNEEDSALEDKEPVSNGINQEDISKKENSSLLTKNADDCDVNEGDLKS